The Thalassoroseus pseudoceratinae genome has a segment encoding these proteins:
- a CDS encoding sulfotransferase, whose protein sequence is MRRFNKIHVIALPRCATVSVCDALRMLGIRLAHLGRIDPQTGDEHHDTSRLVRMHQQITQGDARLDILEECDGLADYPACIASVYQTLDRQYPGSLFINVRRDSNPQAWLSSARRQFIGLRLLKSRPNATGGDHDFVDVMNEFREMTFGSREFDGDKYLHAYHAYQQEVERYFAERPDALLDIPDISVLNGQGFDRLCDFLDCAKPSRKFPYNNRHSIAPEQAYRSALSNGTIRPSLEDADDSRLPPSHT, encoded by the coding sequence ATGCGTCGGTTTAACAAAATCCATGTCATTGCGTTACCACGATGTGCCACGGTCTCGGTCTGCGATGCACTCCGGATGCTTGGTATTCGCCTTGCTCATCTCGGGCGAATCGATCCGCAAACCGGCGATGAGCATCACGACACCTCACGACTGGTTCGCATGCATCAACAAATCACGCAGGGTGACGCAAGACTTGACATTCTTGAGGAATGCGATGGTCTCGCAGATTACCCCGCTTGCATTGCTTCTGTCTATCAGACGTTAGATCGGCAGTATCCTGGAAGCCTTTTCATCAACGTCCGACGCGATTCCAATCCTCAAGCGTGGCTAAGTTCCGCCCGGCGTCAGTTCATCGGGTTGCGTCTGCTCAAATCAAGACCTAACGCCACCGGTGGCGATCACGACTTTGTCGATGTCATGAACGAATTCCGCGAAATGACGTTCGGCAGCCGCGAATTTGACGGCGACAAATATCTGCACGCATACCATGCCTATCAGCAAGAAGTGGAACGCTACTTCGCCGAGAGGCCAGACGCATTATTGGACATCCCTGATATTAGCGTCCTTAACGGCCAAGGGTTCGATCGACTCTGCGACTTCCTCGACTGTGCCAAGCCTTCGAGGAAGTTCCCCTACAACAATCGCCACAGTATCGCCCCTGAACAGGCCTATCGCTCCGCACTATCGAACGGCACCATCAGGCCATCACTCGAAGACGCTGACGACTCAAGACTTCCCCCGTCACATACTTAA
- a CDS encoding glycerol-3-phosphate dehydrogenase/oxidase yields MSSDQQPVLILGAGVNGCAVARELVLNGVPVWLVDRQDIASGASSRSSRLIHGGLRYLEYAEFRLVRESLRERSRLHQLAPQFVRPLRLSIPVSKLSSGLMQSAKRFLFGQSKQTTSRGLWLVRTGLKMYDAFVSDAAFPKSRSNAVGAKSVPDVDPEKFRWLCSYTDGWMQFPERFVLSMVEDARRISQRSGTEFRVFTYTETQFNGEEFQLVSEGRDSNEPVVCKPRMVVNATGAWGDLTLGKLGVESPRLFGGTKGSHFFTHHAELRRRLRDGGLYAEADDGRLVFVLPFNDGVMVGTTDERFEGPPEKAIADDEELDYLIGMVNSLFDELNLTRDDIAMHYAGVRPLPYSDGATSAISRDHSLKEQWIGPYPLCTLVGGKLTTARAFGESVADRVMEELAVSRTADTQDRPFPGGELFPPDSNAENFEIERLATAHDVEVSQVEAIWLLWGTRIEEILQQIGPGPLDNLDGTTIPVAFAKWVCQHEWVTTLEDLVERRLMLVFSKQLTQRCLEQLQTVLAECDANGGSADATQIEQLRERLETHYGKKIVVTNSESVTASSSDKKLKI; encoded by the coding sequence ATGTCGAGTGATCAGCAGCCGGTTCTTATTTTGGGAGCCGGTGTCAATGGATGTGCGGTGGCGCGGGAACTCGTCCTCAACGGTGTTCCGGTTTGGTTGGTCGATCGACAGGATATCGCCTCCGGCGCCAGCTCGCGATCATCCCGTCTCATTCATGGCGGGCTGCGTTACCTCGAATATGCAGAGTTCCGCTTGGTCCGAGAATCTCTGCGGGAGCGGTCGCGATTGCATCAGTTGGCTCCGCAATTCGTGCGTCCGTTGCGGTTGTCGATTCCGGTCTCCAAACTTTCGAGCGGGCTGATGCAGTCGGCCAAACGATTCTTGTTTGGTCAGTCGAAACAGACGACCTCACGCGGCTTATGGCTCGTTCGCACCGGACTGAAAATGTACGACGCCTTCGTGTCCGATGCCGCGTTCCCAAAATCGCGGTCCAACGCCGTGGGAGCGAAGTCCGTGCCGGATGTTGATCCGGAAAAGTTTCGCTGGCTATGCAGCTACACCGATGGTTGGATGCAGTTCCCGGAACGGTTCGTCCTCTCGATGGTTGAAGATGCCCGCCGAATTTCGCAGCGGTCTGGCACCGAATTTCGCGTCTTCACTTACACGGAAACGCAGTTCAATGGCGAAGAATTCCAGTTGGTGAGTGAGGGCAGAGATTCCAACGAACCGGTGGTTTGCAAGCCACGCATGGTGGTCAATGCGACTGGTGCTTGGGGAGATCTGACGCTCGGCAAACTGGGGGTCGAATCACCACGATTGTTCGGGGGGACCAAGGGGAGTCACTTTTTCACCCACCATGCTGAACTTCGCCGCCGGCTGCGTGATGGAGGACTTTATGCGGAGGCCGATGACGGTCGGTTGGTGTTCGTGCTCCCGTTCAACGATGGAGTCATGGTCGGCACGACGGATGAACGCTTCGAGGGACCACCGGAAAAGGCCATCGCCGATGATGAGGAGTTAGATTATCTCATTGGCATGGTGAATAGTCTGTTCGATGAATTAAACCTCACTCGCGACGACATTGCTATGCACTACGCGGGAGTTCGCCCGTTGCCGTATTCCGATGGGGCAACGTCGGCTATTTCTCGTGACCATTCCCTCAAGGAACAATGGATTGGTCCCTACCCACTTTGCACGTTAGTCGGCGGCAAATTGACAACGGCTCGTGCGTTCGGTGAGTCGGTTGCAGATCGCGTCATGGAAGAGTTAGCAGTTTCACGAACGGCCGACACTCAGGATCGTCCATTTCCCGGGGGGGAATTGTTCCCGCCAGACTCAAACGCCGAGAACTTCGAGATCGAGCGGCTTGCGACAGCACATGACGTTGAGGTTAGCCAAGTCGAAGCAATCTGGCTGCTCTGGGGCACTCGGATTGAGGAAATTCTTCAGCAAATCGGACCGGGACCGCTCGACAACTTGGATGGAACGACAATCCCGGTCGCATTCGCAAAGTGGGTGTGTCAGCACGAATGGGTGACGACGCTCGAAGACTTGGTCGAGCGGCGATTGATGCTTGTCTTTTCGAAACAACTGACACAACGGTGTCTTGAACAGCTACAAACCGTTCTCGCCGAATGTGATGCGAACGGTGGTTCAGCCGATGCGACACAAATCGAGCAACTTCGAGAGCGTCTTGAGACACACTACGGCAAGAAAATTGTCGTCACCAACTCGGAGTCAGTGACGGCATCATCTTCCGACAAGAAACTGAAAATTTGA
- a CDS encoding aryl-sulfate sulfotransferase, protein MLRSLVLSTLIIGLISRVCSGSEFAAKPADAQKSQAGQSLFSVQPKIVPNPIRRAPLVAIANFETTKPVAVSIEVSDGTHQWRQNHDTAASHHRIAIVGMRPDRVHQIQIHLLGTDHETLETSAPYEFRTPKLPADFPPIKTTVAKASHMEPGVTLFPVTTWIDDKKAMAYGYLVAVDEDGEVVWFLNTGSRMNDVRVLKNGHLLYIHASFRYLLEVDLCGNVIRQWHASTTTQSPRRQSIPVYVDSIHHDVVELPNGELLTLATELCRSESFPRSVTDQAAGLGPAYLVCDKLVSFRPDNGWISESVSMYDRLDSKQFGYLSRLDFWTDHYDHRIVGQTCDWSHANGIAYDATDDTVIVSIRHLDCLMKLGRTDGQIHWMLGDPTGWGESWQKHFLEPAGELDWPHHQHAPQITSRGTLMLYDNGNFRAKPYAPKTLAAQNYSRVVEFQIDEKKHQVQQVWEYRGEDDETFYCPFYGEADLLPNTGNILVTDGGHVESTTGIPQDVIPSHRQWARVFEIRDAKHQHEKVFEIVLDSGIGSRFGWSIYRSIRLPTLQDLSCRVMPF, encoded by the coding sequence ATGCTTCGATCGCTCGTTCTTTCAACGCTAATTATCGGACTCATCTCACGGGTTTGCTCGGGAAGTGAATTTGCAGCAAAGCCCGCGGACGCTCAGAAGTCGCAGGCCGGTCAAAGCCTGTTCTCGGTGCAACCGAAAATTGTGCCCAATCCAATTCGTCGAGCACCTCTCGTTGCCATCGCAAACTTTGAGACAACCAAGCCAGTTGCCGTTTCAATCGAAGTGAGTGATGGCACACACCAGTGGCGTCAAAACCACGACACCGCGGCCTCCCACCATCGGATTGCCATCGTGGGAATGCGTCCCGACCGAGTGCACCAAATACAGATTCATTTATTGGGGACCGATCACGAGACACTCGAAACGAGTGCCCCTTACGAATTCCGCACCCCGAAACTGCCGGCCGATTTTCCGCCCATCAAAACGACGGTTGCGAAGGCTTCCCACATGGAACCGGGGGTCACCTTGTTTCCGGTCACAACTTGGATCGACGACAAGAAGGCGATGGCTTACGGATACCTAGTCGCAGTCGACGAAGACGGCGAGGTGGTTTGGTTTCTCAATACGGGCAGCCGGATGAATGATGTTCGTGTCCTGAAGAACGGACATCTCCTCTATATTCATGCGAGTTTTCGGTATCTACTCGAAGTCGATCTCTGCGGGAATGTGATTCGACAATGGCATGCGTCCACGACCACCCAATCACCAAGACGTCAATCGATCCCGGTCTATGTGGATAGTATTCATCACGACGTCGTCGAACTCCCGAACGGGGAATTGCTCACACTTGCGACCGAGCTGTGCCGGTCCGAGTCGTTTCCTCGAAGTGTGACCGATCAGGCGGCTGGTCTAGGACCTGCCTATCTCGTTTGTGATAAGCTGGTCAGTTTCCGCCCTGACAACGGTTGGATTTCCGAATCCGTGTCTATGTACGATCGGCTTGATTCCAAGCAGTTCGGCTATTTATCGCGACTCGATTTCTGGACGGATCACTACGATCATCGGATCGTCGGGCAAACGTGTGACTGGTCGCACGCGAACGGGATCGCGTATGACGCGACTGATGACACAGTGATCGTCTCGATTCGACATCTCGATTGTCTCATGAAACTCGGCCGAACCGATGGCCAGATCCATTGGATGCTAGGCGATCCGACTGGATGGGGCGAATCGTGGCAGAAACACTTTCTCGAACCAGCCGGAGAACTCGACTGGCCCCACCATCAACACGCTCCGCAAATCACGAGTCGGGGCACTCTGATGCTCTACGACAATGGCAACTTCCGAGCAAAACCGTATGCTCCAAAGACTCTAGCGGCGCAGAACTATAGTCGTGTCGTAGAATTCCAAATTGATGAAAAGAAGCATCAAGTCCAGCAGGTTTGGGAGTATCGCGGCGAAGACGACGAAACATTCTATTGCCCGTTCTATGGCGAAGCGGATCTGTTGCCGAACACGGGTAACATACTCGTCACCGACGGTGGTCATGTCGAATCAACGACTGGTATCCCGCAGGATGTCATTCCGAGCCACCGACAATGGGCACGTGTTTTTGAGATTCGAGATGCGAAGCATCAGCACGAAAAGGTGTTTGAAATCGTTCTAGATAGCGGAATCGGCAGCCGTTTTGGTTGGTCGATCTATCGAAGTATTCGGCTGCCCACGTTACAAGACTTATCCTGTCGCGTCATGCCTTTTTGA
- a CDS encoding alpha/beta hydrolase, which yields MTASVAFRYLLLGLIATTFGGGMPTIAMAQSDAETEQVTTADGWKIPFHYYPSKQGKDAAVVLLLHGEGKNRLVWKGNGFAEALQKSGFAVIAMDYRKHGEAKASFGSSSSGSMTRRDWQAVASSGRAAGDIESVKKFIFDRHMDEKLNMSKLAIVASEEAAPVAAAWAAADWAKAPYNDAPAAIAKTRKGQDVRALILVSPAESVPGVQTQAAVRLLKDAATAFYAVAGEEMMPSIVFLYGNNSKDKSVADKLYDTVHVKPIEDRVFKSAFPTPARGSSMLKIAPIQNTIVNFLKKSVQGLDVPWQDRRSRLER from the coding sequence ATGACTGCATCCGTCGCGTTTCGGTATCTACTGTTGGGTTTGATCGCAACCACGTTCGGCGGCGGAATGCCCACGATCGCAATGGCCCAAAGTGACGCCGAAACCGAGCAAGTGACAACCGCAGACGGCTGGAAGATTCCCTTCCACTATTATCCCTCGAAACAAGGCAAAGACGCGGCTGTCGTGTTGCTATTGCACGGCGAAGGGAAGAATCGGTTGGTGTGGAAAGGCAACGGTTTCGCCGAAGCATTGCAAAAGAGCGGATTTGCCGTCATCGCGATGGATTACCGCAAACACGGGGAAGCCAAAGCAAGTTTCGGTTCTTCGTCGAGTGGATCGATGACACGACGTGATTGGCAAGCCGTTGCAAGTTCTGGTCGGGCCGCCGGTGATATCGAAAGCGTGAAAAAGTTCATCTTCGATCGGCATATGGATGAGAAGCTCAACATGTCGAAGTTGGCAATCGTTGCGTCCGAAGAAGCCGCACCCGTGGCGGCCGCGTGGGCGGCGGCGGATTGGGCAAAAGCTCCCTACAACGACGCCCCAGCTGCAATTGCAAAGACTCGAAAAGGCCAAGACGTGCGAGCGTTGATTCTGGTCTCACCGGCGGAATCGGTTCCGGGTGTGCAAACCCAAGCGGCCGTTCGCTTACTGAAAGATGCCGCAACGGCCTTCTACGCCGTGGCTGGTGAGGAAATGATGCCGTCCATCGTGTTTTTGTACGGGAACAACTCGAAAGACAAAAGCGTCGCAGACAAGCTCTATGACACCGTTCACGTCAAGCCCATCGAAGATCGCGTCTTCAAATCCGCATTCCCAACTCCGGCCCGCGGATCAAGCATGTTGAAGATCGCTCCGATTCAAAATACCATCGTGAACTTTCTCAAGAAATCGGTTCAAGGGTTGGATGTACCCTGGCAAGATCGACGCAGCCGCTTGGAACGATGA
- a CDS encoding DUF1559 domain-containing protein, with amino-acid sequence MARQQARSRSGFTLIELLVVIAIIAILIALLLPAVQQAREAARRTQCRNNLKQIGIALHNYHDVNGNLPPGGINAGGSVEAWGWGAFILPQMEQVNLYEEMGVSSRRLRDMLATADRSLAQTKLDAFICPSDRGKHLMDGGSSSLNGGKGRHFNGAGLPSPPGNGFRVAKSNYIGVCGFGDVSRTNNDGALHRNSGVGFRDIIDGLSNTFAVGERDFRCAQGAWVGNRNVTGSGPQGADYTMGMVSRPLNDASNATHRCLEGFSSQHPGGAHFLFCDGSTQFISENIDYNDSGVLSTVTPSKANTTQKQNSGTYQRLGIRDDEQVVGDY; translated from the coding sequence ATGGCCCGTCAACAAGCCAGGTCACGGTCTGGGTTTACGTTAATTGAATTGCTCGTGGTGATTGCCATCATCGCAATTCTCATTGCTTTGCTCTTGCCCGCTGTGCAACAAGCCCGTGAAGCCGCCCGTCGTACCCAGTGTCGAAATAATCTCAAGCAGATCGGCATTGCACTCCACAATTACCACGACGTGAACGGAAACCTACCACCAGGGGGAATCAACGCCGGTGGCAGTGTCGAAGCGTGGGGTTGGGGAGCGTTCATCCTTCCACAAATGGAACAAGTCAACCTGTACGAAGAGATGGGAGTTTCTTCTCGCAGACTGCGAGACATGCTCGCCACAGCCGATCGCTCATTGGCCCAGACGAAACTCGACGCGTTTATTTGTCCATCTGACCGGGGCAAACACCTCATGGATGGTGGATCTTCAAGCCTCAATGGTGGCAAAGGTCGCCATTTCAATGGTGCAGGTCTCCCAAGCCCGCCTGGAAATGGTTTCCGAGTGGCCAAATCAAACTACATTGGGGTTTGTGGATTCGGAGACGTCAGCCGAACCAACAACGACGGTGCTCTTCACCGCAACAGTGGCGTTGGATTTCGCGATATCATCGATGGCTTGAGCAATACCTTCGCAGTGGGTGAACGGGATTTCCGCTGTGCCCAAGGTGCTTGGGTCGGAAACCGGAACGTGACCGGAAGTGGTCCTCAAGGTGCCGACTACACGATGGGCATGGTCAGTCGGCCGCTGAACGACGCTAGCAACGCCACGCACCGTTGCCTCGAAGGCTTCAGCAGCCAACACCCTGGTGGTGCTCACTTCTTGTTCTGTGATGGCTCAACACAGTTCATCAGTGAAAACATTGATTACAACGATTCCGGAGTCCTCTCGACTGTGACTCCCTCGAAAGCCAATACGACACAGAAGCAAAATTCCGGAACCTACCAGCGTCTTGGTATCCGCGATGACGAGCAAGTCGTCGGCGACTATTAA
- a CDS encoding NAD(P)/FAD-dependent oxidoreductase: protein MPTVDDIIIGQGLAGSVLSWQLHWQGRQVLVIDRADTQTASRVAAGLVTPVTGMRFVRTWRFDEFWSAATEFYRRVEQETGAAIFRIQPSVRIFATETERENYAKRLDAGRLTGDTRPPNPSLNSRDFQVPFGAFEMPSAARLDVARFLELTRNRLERTGHYWKTEIDSQSDIQPTSQAVRLPRLDLTAERLFFCEGIAAMRNPWFAELPFDPAAGEILTVRIPGLTESRTIHRGLWLTGEHSQQHVFRVGATYDREDLHGRRTSSGRDTILKQLRDFVPHAAEVLQHDAAVRPIVVGRNPVIGQHSEHPQLWLFNGLASKGALQAPAVGAHLVAAACEGLPIDPEYDFHNRRKFQ, encoded by the coding sequence ATGCCAACGGTGGACGACATCATCATCGGGCAAGGTCTGGCAGGATCGGTCTTGTCTTGGCAACTCCACTGGCAAGGCCGCCAAGTGCTGGTCATTGACCGTGCGGACACGCAAACCGCCTCACGAGTTGCCGCAGGTTTGGTGACACCCGTTACTGGGATGCGGTTTGTGCGCACATGGCGATTCGATGAGTTTTGGTCCGCCGCTACGGAATTCTATCGGCGGGTGGAACAGGAAACCGGTGCGGCAATCTTTCGGATCCAACCGTCTGTTCGCATCTTCGCAACGGAAACCGAACGAGAGAACTACGCGAAACGGCTCGACGCCGGACGGCTCACCGGCGACACCCGTCCGCCGAATCCGTCATTGAATTCGAGAGACTTTCAGGTTCCATTCGGCGCGTTCGAAATGCCGTCCGCTGCCCGATTGGATGTAGCCCGATTCCTCGAACTCACGCGGAATCGACTTGAACGAACCGGTCACTACTGGAAAACGGAGATCGACTCCCAGTCGGACATTCAACCGACTTCGCAAGCCGTCCGATTGCCAAGACTCGATCTGACGGCCGAACGATTGTTCTTTTGCGAAGGCATCGCCGCGATGCGGAATCCGTGGTTTGCCGAATTGCCATTCGATCCTGCTGCTGGTGAGATTCTCACGGTGCGCATCCCCGGTTTGACGGAATCTCGGACGATTCATCGGGGGTTATGGTTAACTGGCGAGCACTCGCAACAGCACGTCTTTCGAGTCGGAGCGACGTACGATCGCGAGGATTTGCACGGGCGACGAACATCGTCAGGACGAGACACGATTTTGAAGCAGCTCCGGGACTTTGTTCCGCATGCGGCGGAGGTGTTGCAACACGATGCCGCTGTTCGACCGATCGTCGTTGGACGAAATCCTGTCATCGGTCAACATTCGGAACATCCGCAACTGTGGCTGTTCAATGGTTTGGCCTCCAAGGGAGCGTTGCAAGCACCGGCTGTTGGTGCTCATTTGGTTGCTGCGGCGTGTGAAGGTCTGCCGATTGACCCCGAGTACGATTTTCACAATCGACGGAAATTCCAATGA
- a CDS encoding DUF932 domain-containing protein — MSVCVNNSHTFEYGVTTIGQLRVETSEPEEKTARHRPVTKVFVGDEPVTPTDRFWNSLYVRYGFSKSIFSYFSHEEVFQRIAEKSPHERMRYCIERDRKSGRARILGISNPKRAVVAHDELKDLLARYEGQKTTYHDGVVESHHMPRTGSNRFRISGDDFAHRFVLRTPVDGFGLPNIYLSLLREVCSNGMIGYAKAFRSEISLGRGDDSPVYSLVRALDGFNNDEGYAALRQRFESATTSWASVHETMSLYNLLAKLVGGRQVNHEVRGHDGADVRGSKDGTPLLKAFHQMTGDVSRIYGLANLDALSAKRQRTLPVQCKVYDLVNFATEVATHHAKTDGARRLQAWLGTLISREYDMEGTTDNYSDFQDFFVTGSESRQTLDDRSIRN, encoded by the coding sequence ATGTCCGTCTGCGTCAACAATTCTCACACCTTTGAATACGGCGTCACCACGATCGGTCAGTTGCGTGTCGAAACGTCGGAACCGGAGGAAAAAACCGCTCGTCATCGGCCGGTTACCAAGGTCTTTGTTGGTGATGAGCCAGTCACGCCGACGGACCGTTTTTGGAATAGCTTGTATGTCCGATACGGATTCAGCAAATCGATCTTTAGCTACTTCAGCCACGAGGAAGTGTTTCAACGCATCGCCGAAAAGTCACCGCACGAGCGAATGCGATACTGCATCGAACGGGATCGAAAATCCGGACGTGCCCGCATCCTGGGTATCTCGAACCCCAAACGCGCGGTTGTGGCTCACGATGAATTGAAAGACCTACTCGCTCGATACGAAGGTCAGAAGACGACCTATCACGATGGGGTCGTCGAGTCTCATCATATGCCGCGGACGGGGTCGAATCGCTTCCGGATTTCCGGAGACGATTTCGCTCATCGATTCGTATTGCGAACCCCAGTGGACGGGTTTGGTTTGCCGAACATCTATCTGTCCCTCCTTCGTGAGGTCTGCTCTAACGGTATGATTGGCTACGCCAAGGCGTTCCGAAGTGAAATTTCACTCGGTCGCGGCGACGATTCCCCAGTTTACTCCTTGGTGCGTGCCCTCGACGGATTCAACAACGACGAAGGATACGCCGCGTTGCGTCAGCGGTTCGAAAGTGCCACGACATCCTGGGCGAGCGTTCATGAAACCATGAGTCTGTACAACCTGCTCGCAAAGTTGGTTGGCGGGCGACAGGTCAATCACGAAGTGCGTGGCCATGACGGAGCAGACGTCCGCGGTTCCAAGGACGGTACGCCGCTGTTGAAAGCGTTCCATCAGATGACTGGCGATGTCTCGCGAATTTACGGTCTTGCGAATTTGGATGCGTTGTCGGCGAAACGTCAACGCACGCTGCCGGTGCAGTGCAAGGTTTATGACCTGGTCAACTTTGCGACGGAAGTCGCCACACACCACGCGAAAACGGACGGTGCCCGTCGGTTGCAAGCTTGGCTAGGAACGCTGATCAGCCGTGAATATGACATGGAAGGCACAACCGACAACTACAGCGACTTCCAAGATTTCTTCGTCACTGGCAGTGAAAGCCGCCAGACCTTGGACGATCGCTCAATCCGCAATTGA
- a CDS encoding carboxypeptidase-like regulatory domain-containing protein, with translation MNRLPLIAIALSFIAIGCGSSDDTPELGTVSGTVTLDGNPVPDAMVSFTPKEGGRPSSGKTDESGYYELQYSPSNNGAVPGKHQVRITTATTVASDTGEDVEVAEKIPAQYNAETELIEEVEPGAQTIDFDLKDAE, from the coding sequence ATGAATCGTCTTCCTCTCATTGCTATTGCTCTTTCTTTCATCGCCATTGGTTGTGGTTCCAGCGACGATACACCGGAACTTGGCACCGTGAGCGGCACTGTAACGCTTGACGGCAATCCGGTTCCCGATGCCATGGTCTCTTTCACCCCCAAAGAAGGCGGACGCCCATCGTCTGGCAAAACCGATGAGTCTGGGTACTATGAACTGCAGTACTCGCCCAGCAATAACGGTGCGGTCCCAGGCAAACATCAGGTTCGTATCACGACCGCGACAACAGTCGCCAGTGATACGGGTGAGGATGTCGAAGTCGCCGAGAAGATCCCAGCACAGTACAATGCGGAAACTGAGTTGATCGAGGAAGTCGAACCGGGAGCACAAACGATCGATTTCGATTTGAAAGACGCTGAGTAG
- a CDS encoding DEAD/DEAH box helicase: MTPMELETLVNRTNIEPRPYQARIVSKVVAMLEGRYTNGLGNLEPAARSAMIESPTGSGKTVMGLLTAKLLQERHGVRVGWVAMRRNLLTQTAAENIEQGINVEPIEFVSMFDKTPATNIDLLIVDEAQHDAASSMAFLHNRIRPRWILGLTATPFRADRVKLCFDKVIKDAGIHQLIQDGYLAKYHHFTIPAFDVETVADFYLREPERWGKTIVFFRKLAECHEFAQRLEEQGASCETVTGSSDREAQLSRFRDGKTNVLVNCMVLTEGFDCPDLQTVFCRDSAKGPTMQMCGRAFRKHPDVPFKQVIQSKLTRYPFTKMATAQEQHLWQEDEWRTLTVNPMINIANSRARMAIANTDVEIPLYIRRRSVGFPNHWTAETLPIN, from the coding sequence GCTCGTCAACCGGACGAACATTGAACCGCGTCCGTACCAAGCTCGCATCGTCAGTAAAGTCGTCGCGATGCTGGAAGGACGATACACGAACGGCCTGGGAAACCTCGAGCCGGCTGCTCGCTCCGCGATGATCGAATCGCCCACCGGTAGCGGCAAGACCGTGATGGGCCTGCTCACAGCGAAGCTGCTGCAAGAACGACACGGTGTGCGTGTGGGCTGGGTGGCGATGCGTCGCAATCTGCTGACTCAAACCGCGGCGGAAAATATTGAGCAGGGAATTAACGTCGAACCAATCGAATTTGTTTCGATGTTCGACAAGACCCCTGCCACGAATATTGACCTACTGATCGTGGATGAGGCTCAACATGACGCTGCTTCGTCGATGGCGTTTCTTCACAATCGAATTCGCCCTCGTTGGATTCTCGGTTTGACCGCTACGCCGTTTCGAGCGGATCGTGTCAAACTCTGCTTCGACAAAGTCATCAAAGATGCAGGTATTCACCAGCTAATTCAAGATGGTTATCTCGCGAAATACCATCACTTCACAATCCCCGCCTTTGATGTGGAAACGGTGGCGGATTTCTATCTTCGCGAACCCGAACGCTGGGGCAAAACCATTGTCTTTTTTCGCAAACTTGCGGAATGTCACGAGTTCGCCCAGCGATTGGAAGAGCAGGGGGCCAGTTGCGAGACGGTGACCGGATCATCGGACCGCGAAGCCCAACTGAGTCGATTTCGAGACGGAAAAACCAACGTGCTTGTGAATTGCATGGTTCTCACCGAAGGCTTCGACTGCCCCGATTTGCAAACTGTGTTTTGCCGGGATTCCGCCAAGGGGCCGACCATGCAAATGTGTGGTCGGGCCTTCCGGAAACACCCCGATGTTCCGTTCAAACAAGTCATTCAAAGTAAACTTACACGGTATCCGTTTACCAAGATGGCCACCGCGCAAGAGCAACATCTTTGGCAAGAGGATGAATGGCGGACACTGACGGTCAACCCCATGATTAACATCGCAAACTCGCGAGCCCGGATGGCGATCGCGAACACCGATGTGGAAATCCCGCTCTACATTCGTCGCCGGAGCGTCGGTTTTCCCAATCATTGGACGGCTGAAACGCTCCCGATCAATTGA
- a CDS encoding class I SAM-dependent methyltransferase, with product MMRLTQLAQQRIGEVLPTGGFAIDATAGNGHDTLFLARRVGPGGGVVAIDKQSVAIEKTRERLASNSIENVQLILGDHADLKELIANAAETGVDAVMFNLGYLPGGDETQTTGTASSLQAIDAAIQVLKPHGLLSVVAYPGHPEGERETQAVIELFQRWSEARKIVMERVDVERPSSHTPILFLVSKQDSDPHSR from the coding sequence ATGATGCGTTTAACGCAGTTGGCTCAGCAACGAATTGGCGAGGTGCTCCCGACCGGGGGATTCGCCATTGATGCTACCGCCGGCAACGGACACGATACGTTGTTTCTCGCCCGCCGAGTCGGTCCTGGTGGGGGCGTTGTCGCCATCGACAAGCAATCCGTCGCCATCGAGAAGACTCGCGAGCGTCTGGCCTCCAATTCGATCGAGAATGTTCAACTCATCTTGGGAGATCATGCGGATCTTAAGGAACTCATCGCCAATGCTGCCGAAACAGGCGTGGATGCGGTGATGTTCAACCTCGGCTATCTCCCGGGGGGCGACGAAACACAAACGACGGGCACCGCGTCCTCGCTCCAGGCAATTGATGCTGCCATCCAAGTGTTGAAGCCGCACGGCTTGTTGAGTGTCGTCGCCTATCCCGGTCACCCGGAAGGCGAACGTGAGACGCAAGCCGTGATCGAGCTGTTCCAGAGGTGGTCGGAAGCACGCAAAATCGTCATGGAGCGTGTCGACGTTGAACGCCCCAGCAGCCACACTCCGATTTTGTTCCTGGTTTCCAAACAGGATTCTGATCCACATTCCCGTTGA